One window of the Candidatus Dependentiae bacterium genome contains the following:
- the gyrB gene encoding DNA topoisomerase (ATP-hydrolyzing) subunit B, whose product MAKDPKDPKDHNSPKEYTASMIRVMEGLEAVRKRPAMYIGSTSVHGLHHLVYEVVDNSVDEALAGHCNTIHVTLNTDGSCTVEDNGRGIPTGIHPTEGISAAEVVLTKLHAGGKFEKEAYKFSGGLHGVGVSVVNALSEWLKITIFQDGKIHFQEYKRGKPVAPLHVIGETKKRGTVVQFLPDPQIFTETTDFSFETLSARLRELAFLNKGLRITLEDKRENKKHEFFFEGGIVSFVEHINKKKIPLFPEVITFEQSDDNYVLEVAMQYNDGYGEQLFSFVNNINTAEGGTHVSGFKSALTKVCNKKAQELGIIKGGDGFSSDDVREGLVAVLNIKVPEPQFEGQTKTKLGNSEVKGIVDSWTFAYLDTYFEENPSIMRKILQKAELAKRARDAAKKARELTRRKSVLESAILPGKLADCTIEDPSQTELFIVEGDSAGGSAKQGRDRLNQAILPLRGKILNAEKARLDKLLSNEEIKALISAIGAGIGEEFDANKARYHKIILMTDADVDGSHIRTLLLTFFFRYMKPLIEQGYLYIAKPPLYKAKIGKKEEYLKDEKSFTEFLYDWAREQTELYVKDQLMDATIYNKLLNELLVYDEQLIKLGGKFRLAQDQCHQLVAAMRVFPWQANEGVDALIENLKKVFKQYSISHEKSHIPADIEDPHTEYIEQYGDIVFRQLSKEWTVPFEFFTSSEIQTLLNQLNKLSLVEDHTWKIQALTKDRSVSGKGASKFMQAISALSKPYMNIQRYKGLGEMNPEQLWETSMDAKTRTMLKVTIEDALEADHWFNTLMGDDVQGRKEYIETFGHFVRNLDI is encoded by the coding sequence ATGGCAAAAGATCCAAAAGATCCTAAAGATCACAATAGTCCAAAAGAATATACAGCAAGTATGATTCGAGTTATGGAAGGACTCGAAGCCGTACGCAAACGTCCTGCTATGTACATTGGATCAACCAGCGTACATGGTTTACACCATCTCGTATATGAAGTTGTTGATAACTCAGTGGACGAAGCTCTTGCTGGTCATTGCAATACTATTCATGTAACGTTGAACACTGACGGCTCATGTACCGTTGAAGATAATGGGCGTGGTATTCCAACCGGTATTCATCCTACAGAAGGCATATCGGCTGCTGAGGTAGTACTTACCAAGTTACATGCCGGTGGTAAATTCGAAAAAGAAGCATACAAATTTTCTGGTGGTTTACATGGCGTTGGTGTGTCTGTTGTAAACGCGCTTTCTGAATGGCTCAAAATTACCATTTTTCAAGATGGTAAAATTCATTTTCAAGAATATAAACGAGGCAAACCAGTAGCGCCATTGCATGTGATTGGTGAAACAAAAAAGCGTGGTACCGTTGTACAATTTTTACCCGATCCACAAATCTTTACTGAAACTACTGACTTCAGTTTTGAAACATTGTCCGCACGCTTGCGTGAATTAGCATTTCTTAATAAAGGACTGCGTATCACACTTGAGGATAAGCGCGAAAACAAAAAACACGAATTCTTTTTTGAAGGTGGCATTGTTTCATTCGTTGAACATATCAATAAAAAGAAAATTCCACTTTTCCCTGAAGTTATTACCTTTGAACAAAGCGATGATAATTACGTACTTGAAGTCGCTATGCAGTACAATGATGGGTATGGAGAACAACTATTTTCTTTCGTAAACAACATTAATACGGCAGAAGGTGGTACGCATGTTTCTGGCTTTAAATCCGCACTCACCAAAGTTTGCAACAAGAAAGCACAAGAATTAGGCATCATTAAAGGTGGTGATGGTTTTTCAAGTGATGATGTACGTGAAGGCTTGGTAGCAGTTCTCAACATCAAGGTACCAGAACCGCAATTTGAAGGCCAAACAAAAACTAAATTAGGTAATAGCGAAGTAAAAGGTATTGTTGATTCATGGACCTTTGCATATCTTGATACTTACTTTGAAGAAAACCCTTCAATCATGCGTAAGATTCTGCAAAAGGCAGAACTTGCGAAACGTGCTCGAGATGCTGCAAAAAAAGCCCGCGAATTAACACGCCGCAAAAGTGTTTTGGAATCAGCTATTTTGCCGGGTAAACTCGCAGATTGTACCATTGAAGATCCATCACAAACAGAACTGTTCATTGTAGAGGGTGATTCTGCGGGAGGTTCTGCAAAACAAGGTCGTGATCGTCTGAACCAAGCAATTTTACCGCTTAGAGGTAAAATCTTAAACGCAGAAAAAGCTCGTTTAGATAAATTACTTTCTAATGAAGAGATCAAAGCATTAATATCTGCTATTGGTGCAGGTATTGGAGAAGAATTTGATGCAAACAAAGCGCGTTATCATAAAATAATTCTTATGACTGATGCTGACGTTGATGGATCACACATTCGCACGCTGCTTCTTACGTTCTTCTTTAGATATATGAAGCCTCTTATTGAACAAGGTTACTTGTATATTGCCAAACCACCATTATACAAGGCGAAAATTGGCAAAAAAGAAGAATACCTCAAAGATGAAAAATCATTTACTGAGTTTTTATATGATTGGGCACGCGAACAGACGGAGCTCTATGTTAAAGATCAGCTTATGGATGCCACCATTTACAATAAGCTTCTTAATGAATTGCTCGTATACGATGAGCAATTAATTAAACTTGGTGGAAAATTTAGACTCGCACAGGACCAATGCCATCAATTGGTTGCCGCAATGCGCGTATTCCCATGGCAAGCAAATGAAGGTGTAGATGCACTTATTGAAAACCTTAAAAAAGTATTCAAACAATATAGTATCTCACATGAAAAATCTCACATTCCTGCTGACATTGAAGATCCACACACAGAATACATTGAACAATATGGCGATATTGTGTTCAGACAATTAAGCAAAGAATGGACAGTGCCATTTGAGTTCTTCACCTCTTCAGAAATTCAAACTTTGCTTAATCAGCTCAACAAATTAAGTTTGGTAGAAGACCATACCTGGAAAATTCAGGCTCTTACCAAAGATCGGTCCGTATCAGGTAAAGGTGCGAGCAAATTTATGCAAGCAATAAGCGCTCTGAGCAAACCTTACATGAATATCCAACGCTATAAAGGTTTGGGTGAAATGAATCCTGAACAATTATGGGAAACATCGATGGATGCAAAAACACGTACCATGCTCAAGGTTACCATTGAAGATGCTCTCGAGGCAGATCACTGGTTCAATACACTCATGGGTGATGATGTACAAGGACGTAAAGAATACATTGAAACCTTTGGACACTTTGTACGTAACTTGGATATATAG